In Numidum massiliense, a single genomic region encodes these proteins:
- a CDS encoding ABC transporter ATP-binding protein, giving the protein MDAIAVKHLTKHFRKKYDKTLKGYFISLAKREKRYEQYTALNDVSFTVKKSEAFAIIGDNGAGKSTLFKVLSGIIHQDSGEIEINGKVAPLIELGAGLHRELSGMENIRLNCAIFGLNKEQIEEVIPHIIAFSELEEFIETPVKFYSSGMKARLGFSIAVHIDADIVLIDEVLAVGDKAFKKKCNKKMKELKAEGKTLVIVSHSLKPLRKLCDRALILHKGEVVNIGEVNAIIDNYEQGKTRGA; this is encoded by the coding sequence ATGGATGCGATCGCCGTCAAGCATCTGACCAAACATTTTCGCAAAAAATACGATAAGACGTTGAAGGGCTACTTTATCTCCTTGGCCAAGCGCGAGAAGCGGTACGAACAGTACACCGCCTTAAATGACGTGTCGTTTACGGTAAAAAAGTCGGAAGCGTTCGCCATCATCGGCGATAACGGCGCCGGCAAAAGTACGCTGTTTAAGGTGTTGAGTGGCATTATTCACCAAGATAGCGGCGAGATAGAAATTAACGGGAAAGTGGCGCCGCTCATCGAGTTAGGTGCCGGCTTGCACCGCGAACTGAGCGGGATGGAGAACATCCGCCTCAACTGCGCGATCTTCGGGCTTAACAAAGAGCAAATTGAAGAAGTGATCCCGCACATTATCGCCTTTTCCGAACTAGAAGAGTTCATCGAGACACCGGTGAAGTTTTACTCTTCGGGAATGAAGGCGCGGCTCGGCTTTTCCATCGCCGTACACATTGACGCTGACATCGTCCTCATCGACGAAGTACTAGCTGTCGGGGACAAAGCGTTTAAGAAAAAGTGCAACAAAAAAATGAAAGAACTGAAGGCTGAAGGTAAGACACTCGTCATCGTCTCCCACAGCTTGAAGCCTCTACGCAAACTTTGCGATCGCGCCTTGATATTGCACAAAGGGGAAGTTGTCAATATCGGGGAGGTTAACGCGATCATCGACAACTACGAACAGGGTAAAACACGAGGAGCGTGA
- a CDS encoding CDP-alcohol phosphatidyltransferase family protein: MEGKQFTLEDVHQTYKAKDAWWTVLLVDPVASRLVVPVANRTNITPNQISLVSFTIGMVAAYCFYMSTTGSLITGAILYHISFILDCMDGKIARLKGTGSMFGVLLDIMLDHIRVVICTVALTFGLFYKTGDYTILMLALLFIFAYFFRHYTALTIYKLRRQMKGRLNKARRRLKRAEKRQSRAELLNVENMLNIVTDEPTNERLKRLKGTYEEQLETLPTGIASASSAVGQETAHTGDRDAGGNSAHIADAVEGTDKAEVVDEEQLPVSQRKTDLQHGFKQKFTLYLRIRDALLTKRIRMHLFSGIEFQMFLFVVAPVAYFFSEVMNVFKGTMLFGSILLLAFELAIIYKLWMSTRDFESEMALIAEERLQYD; the protein is encoded by the coding sequence TTGGAAGGCAAACAATTTACGTTGGAAGATGTGCACCAAACGTATAAAGCGAAAGACGCTTGGTGGACCGTCTTACTGGTCGACCCGGTCGCTTCGCGACTCGTCGTACCAGTCGCTAACCGGACGAACATTACACCAAACCAAATTTCACTCGTTTCGTTTACAATAGGGATGGTGGCCGCGTATTGCTTTTATATGAGTACGACAGGTTCACTCATCACAGGCGCCATCCTTTACCATATTAGTTTTATTCTCGATTGTATGGACGGGAAAATCGCGCGTTTAAAAGGGACCGGCTCGATGTTTGGCGTGTTGCTCGACATTATGCTTGACCACATCCGCGTCGTCATTTGTACAGTTGCCCTAACGTTTGGCTTGTTTTATAAAACGGGCGACTACACTATTTTAATGTTGGCGCTGCTGTTTATTTTCGCTTACTTTTTTCGCCACTACACGGCGTTAACCATTTATAAGTTGCGGCGGCAAATGAAGGGGAGACTGAATAAGGCGCGGCGAAGACTGAAACGGGCTGAGAAACGGCAGTCGCGCGCCGAGTTGTTAAACGTGGAAAACATGTTAAACATCGTGACTGACGAACCGACCAATGAGCGGTTAAAGCGTCTGAAAGGTACGTACGAGGAGCAACTAGAAACGCTGCCTACAGGGATCGCGTCCGCCTCCTCCGCCGTCGGGCAGGAGACTGCGCATACGGGGGATCGCGATGCTGGCGGTAACTCTGCTCACATCGCTGACGCTGTAGAAGGCACTGATAAGGCGGAGGTGGTGGACGAAGAACAACTGCCCGTGTCACAGCGAAAAACTGATTTGCAGCACGGCTTTAAACAGAAGTTTACGCTTTATTTGCGCATTCGCGATGCCTTGTTGACGAAACGGATTCGCATGCATCTGTTTAGCGGCATCGAGTTTCAGATGTTTTTGTTCGTCGTCGCGCCAGTCGCTTATTTCTTTAGCGAAGTGATGAATGTGTTTAAAGGCACGATGCTGTTCGGCTCGATTTTACTACTCGCATTTGAGCTCGCCATCATTTACAAACTGTGGATGAGTACGCGAGACTTTGAAAGTGAGATGGCGCTAATCGCTGAGGAGCGGTTGCAGTACGACTGA
- a CDS encoding sugar transferase has product MNHLKERKLLYTFLLLVDTFLVLGSYYAAFLVKFPLGDIPERNFEAYVAVLPWIALISVIVFLIYDTYAVARRLTWETVSSTIVSTVVIAGCVGLASFVFRAFALPRLVILIGSVISFFAILLWKFILSVLIKENKQKVLLIGSDEEIAHVKEKVAANLPAGSQFNSCHPGQKRAHIFKKLQEVDTVFICAGVEQRVSQEMIQASMMHNVQVYVVPASYELLLKNADARTFDDLLVMSVKDWGLPLEQQLIKRVGDLVFSLCLLVVTLPITVLTALAIKFSEPKHPVFYKQKRITMHDKEFNIYKFRTMVPNAEGKSGPVLAEKNDNRITKIGKFLRATRIDELPQLFNVLKGDMSVVGPRPERPHFTEIYKKTYGNYCYRTSVKAGLTGLAQIAGKYETDVEDKLRYDLYYIRNYSVFFDIVIILKTFKVVLDKQKADGVIKPKQRQTKVSSEKNVGM; this is encoded by the coding sequence ATGAATCACCTGAAGGAACGCAAATTGTTGTATACATTCTTGCTACTCGTTGATACGTTCCTCGTACTCGGGTCGTATTACGCGGCGTTTTTAGTAAAGTTTCCGCTCGGCGATATTCCAGAGCGCAACTTCGAGGCGTACGTCGCCGTGTTACCGTGGATCGCTTTAATTTCGGTGATCGTCTTCTTAATATACGACACGTATGCGGTCGCTCGTCGGCTAACGTGGGAAACCGTGTCGTCGACCATCGTCTCGACGGTCGTCATTGCCGGGTGTGTCGGGCTCGCGTCGTTTGTTTTCCGTGCCTTCGCTTTACCGCGGTTAGTCATACTCATCGGGTCAGTCATCTCGTTTTTCGCTATTTTGCTGTGGAAGTTCATCTTGTCTGTCCTCATTAAAGAGAATAAACAGAAGGTGCTGCTCATCGGCAGTGACGAAGAAATTGCGCATGTGAAAGAAAAAGTAGCGGCTAACCTTCCGGCTGGCTCACAGTTTAATTCCTGCCACCCCGGGCAAAAGCGGGCGCACATTTTTAAAAAGCTACAAGAAGTCGATACTGTGTTCATTTGCGCCGGGGTCGAGCAGCGGGTGAGTCAAGAGATGATTCAAGCGAGTATGATGCATAACGTGCAAGTTTACGTCGTGCCCGCTTCGTACGAGTTACTGCTCAAAAACGCCGACGCGCGCACCTTCGACGATTTGCTCGTCATGTCGGTGAAAGATTGGGGCCTACCGCTCGAGCAGCAATTGATCAAACGGGTAGGTGATCTCGTCTTTTCGCTCTGTCTGCTCGTCGTCACCTTGCCGATCACCGTACTGACGGCACTCGCCATCAAATTTTCCGAACCGAAACACCCCGTCTTTTATAAACAGAAGCGCATCACGATGCACGACAAAGAGTTTAACATTTACAAGTTCCGCACGATGGTGCCGAACGCCGAAGGGAAGAGCGGCCCCGTACTCGCCGAAAAAAACGATAACCGCATCACGAAAATCGGTAAGTTTTTACGCGCGACGCGCATTGATGAATTGCCGCAGTTGTTTAACGTGCTGAAGGGCGACATGTCTGTCGTCGGCCCGCGTCCCGAACGGCCGCACTTTACGGAGATTTACAAAAAAACTTACGGCAACTACTGTTACCGCACCTCGGTGAAAGCCGGGTTAACGGGCTTGGCGCAAATTGCCGGCAAGTATGAAACGGACGTTGAAGATAAGTTGCGGTACGACTTATACTACATCCGCAATTACTCCGTCTTCTTCGACATTGTCATTATTTTGAAGACGTTCAAAGTCGTTTTGGATAAGCAGAAGGCAGACGGCGTGATCAAGCCGAAACAGCGGCAAACGAAGGTGAGCAGCGAAAAAAATGTCGGGATGTAA
- the galU gene encoding UTP--glucose-1-phosphate uridylyltransferase GalU — translation MAIKKAIIPAAGLGTRFLPATKAQPKEMLPIVDQPTIQYIVEEAVASGIEDIIIVTGRGKRAIEDHFDKSYELEAILAAKGEGGEEQLKRVQRISNMADIHYIRQKEAKGLGHAVWCARKFIGSEPFAVMLGDDVVVADEPCLKQLMAVHERFSASVLGIQPVVPSEVNQYGIVEPTGNTGQQGVYKLANVVEKPDADRAPSNLAIMGRYILQPDIFDILHDLPPGAGGEIQLTDAIRELSKLKPVVAFQFAGKRYDVGNKFGFIQATVDFALGRDDLRQDVAKYLERTVAELKQGQ, via the coding sequence GTGGCGATTAAGAAGGCGATCATTCCCGCCGCCGGGTTAGGCACCCGGTTTTTACCCGCGACGAAAGCGCAACCGAAGGAAATGTTACCAATTGTCGATCAGCCGACGATCCAGTACATCGTCGAAGAAGCCGTCGCTTCGGGCATTGAAGACATTATTATCGTCACCGGGCGGGGGAAGCGGGCGATCGAAGATCACTTCGACAAGTCATATGAGTTAGAGGCAATTTTAGCGGCAAAAGGCGAAGGCGGGGAAGAACAGCTGAAGCGCGTACAGCGCATTTCCAACATGGCCGACATTCACTACATTCGGCAAAAAGAGGCGAAAGGGTTAGGGCACGCGGTGTGGTGTGCGCGCAAGTTTATCGGGAGCGAGCCGTTTGCCGTCATGTTAGGCGATGACGTCGTCGTTGCGGATGAGCCGTGTTTAAAGCAGCTAATGGCCGTCCACGAACGGTTTAGCGCCTCCGTGCTCGGTATCCAACCGGTCGTACCGAGTGAGGTAAATCAATACGGTATCGTCGAACCGACGGGAAATACGGGACAACAGGGAGTTTACAAGCTTGCGAATGTCGTTGAAAAGCCAGATGCGGATCGCGCCCCTTCGAACTTGGCGATCATGGGGCGCTACATTTTGCAGCCGGATATTTTCGACATCTTACACGATTTGCCACCAGGGGCAGGCGGAGAAATACAGCTGACAGATGCGATTCGCGAATTGAGTAAACTTAAGCCTGTCGTAGCGTTCCAGTTTGCTGGCAAACGGTACGACGTCGGTAACAAGTTTGGTTTCATTCAAGCGACGGTCGACTTCGCGCTGGGCCGCGACGATTTGCGGCAAGACGTCGCCAAATATTTGGAGCGGACCGTCGCTGAGCTTAAACAGGGACAATGA
- a CDS encoding SpoIID/LytB domain-containing protein, whose product MKRTMAIACLCTLLAVIPLVTAAIAKDSEESQRLEMEKGAADRRADEEGGVDEEDGADEESGADEEDGVDEEKAVKRDEGEEGEEGTDAGDDREESTAERDVDEKRAEKRDAQSEDEQASGAKARTVAGTQAAAYDKIIYLPTRKYVKVKASKVNVYREATTGSTVVGTATKSTTYRLLEEKSGWFKIQFSDKVTGWMQTNSGANAFKVPFIRVALSAGSKTSKTFQPSQTSYALLEDGSSKKYYTLQGGTTYKVNYESKKLVLYEGTRKLVTSTNANASLRVSPAGYGGTFTIGKYKYLGHLHFKYYDPSLQVVNEVDMEDYLKGVVPFEMSDSFHLEALKSQAVAARTYATRHRNSYGGKAKDYITDTVLYQVYRGYDAAYTQSIKAVEQTATEVLVYGGAVIDAVYHASNGGYTEDAANVWTGSIPYFQSYPDPYDKRAGQYHNWTYKANAKELAALVAKNNDTPLDRIAKLSITKKAASGRVVEMRINGYEKQKSKTVTLLKERTRTAFNLRSQLYSVTRSNPKVSVVDSSGKAKSLSLTDQTVIAADAGSTSKYTGAATLSDGTKKVDRLATFTFTGSGFGHGIGMSQWGAKQMGDEGKTYRDILSFYYRGTKVVKQYNE is encoded by the coding sequence GTGAAGCGAACGATGGCGATCGCCTGTCTGTGTACACTGCTAGCTGTCATCCCGCTCGTTACCGCTGCGATCGCTAAAGACAGTGAGGAGTCCCAACGATTGGAGATGGAAAAAGGTGCAGCTGATCGACGTGCTGATGAAGAAGGCGGTGTTGATGAAGAAGACGGTGCTGATGAAGAAAGCGGTGCTGATGAAGAAGACGGTGTTGATGAAGAAAAGGCGGTTAAACGCGATGAAGGTGAAGAAGGCGAAGAAGGGACAGATGCGGGCGACGATCGCGAAGAAAGTACGGCTGAACGCGATGTAGATGAAAAGCGCGCAGAAAAACGCGACGCTCAGTCTGAAGATGAGCAAGCTTCTGGGGCGAAGGCACGCACGGTTGCAGGGACCCAAGCGGCCGCCTACGATAAAATAATTTACCTGCCGACACGGAAGTACGTGAAAGTAAAAGCGAGCAAGGTGAACGTTTATCGGGAAGCGACAACGGGTTCTACCGTCGTAGGAACCGCTACAAAATCGACGACGTACCGTTTACTCGAGGAGAAAAGCGGCTGGTTTAAAATCCAATTTTCCGACAAGGTGACCGGTTGGATGCAAACGAATAGCGGCGCCAACGCGTTTAAAGTACCCTTCATTCGCGTCGCACTTTCCGCTGGAAGTAAAACGAGCAAAACGTTTCAGCCGAGTCAAACGAGTTATGCGCTGTTGGAAGACGGCTCGAGCAAAAAATATTACACGTTACAAGGTGGAACGACGTACAAAGTTAACTATGAGAGTAAAAAACTGGTTCTGTACGAAGGTACGCGGAAACTTGTGACGTCGACGAACGCTAACGCGAGTTTGCGCGTTTCTCCGGCCGGTTACGGCGGGACGTTCACGATTGGAAAGTACAAGTACCTTGGCCACCTTCACTTCAAGTACTACGACCCGTCGTTACAAGTTGTTAACGAAGTAGATATGGAAGACTACTTAAAAGGTGTCGTCCCGTTTGAGATGAGCGATTCCTTCCACCTCGAGGCGCTGAAGAGCCAAGCGGTAGCTGCCCGTACATATGCAACGCGACACCGCAACAGTTACGGCGGTAAAGCGAAGGATTATATTACCGACACCGTGTTATACCAAGTTTACCGCGGCTACGACGCGGCGTATACACAGTCGATTAAAGCGGTAGAACAAACAGCGACCGAAGTACTCGTCTATGGTGGCGCAGTGATCGACGCTGTCTACCACGCCTCGAATGGCGGGTACACGGAAGACGCCGCCAATGTGTGGACGGGGTCAATTCCGTACTTTCAGAGTTATCCCGATCCATATGACAAGCGCGCGGGGCAATATCACAACTGGACGTACAAAGCGAATGCGAAGGAACTCGCCGCGCTCGTGGCGAAAAACAACGACACGCCGCTCGATCGCATCGCCAAACTGTCTATTACAAAAAAAGCTGCTTCTGGCCGCGTCGTCGAAATGCGCATTAACGGCTATGAGAAGCAAAAAAGTAAGACTGTCACGCTACTCAAAGAACGGACGCGTACAGCGTTTAACTTGCGCAGTCAGCTGTACAGCGTGACGCGGAGTAATCCGAAAGTGTCGGTCGTCGACTCTTCAGGCAAAGCGAAGTCGCTGTCGTTAACTGACCAAACGGTTATCGCCGCCGATGCGGGAAGCACGAGTAAGTATACGGGTGCTGCAACGCTTTCCGACGGGACAAAAAAAGTTGACCGCCTTGCGACTTTTACGTTTACGGGGAGCGGCTTCGGACACGGCATCGGCATGAGTCAGTGGGGTGCGAAGCAAATGGGCGACGAAGGGAAAACGTATCGCGATATATTGTCGTTCTACTACCGCGGCACGAAGGTAGTCAAGCAGTACAACGAGTGA
- a CDS encoding NAD-dependent epimerase/dehydratase family protein has product MRVLVTGGAGFIGSHIVEQALARGHDVCIIDDLSSGKKEFVFPEAQFHELNILADEAKRVINDFRPEVIIHQAAQTVVQKSLADPVFDAEVNVVGTIHLLQAARACGCPRFVFASSAAVYGDNDQLPISEEQVGRPLSFYGSSKYASEHYIDVFSQLYGISTAILRYSNVYGVRQDPRGEGGVISIVIEQAIKGDTFHVFGDGLQTRDYINVRDVAAANIRMAESDVSGTFNVCTAQATSLLQIVDTVSRISGKSLDVAFDAPRAGDILHSALSYELLHKQIGWKPTVALAEGLKETYDYYAERAK; this is encoded by the coding sequence ATGCGCGTATTAGTTACTGGCGGCGCAGGTTTTATTGGGTCACATATCGTAGAACAGGCGCTTGCGCGCGGTCACGACGTCTGTATTATCGATGACTTATCGAGCGGCAAGAAGGAGTTCGTCTTCCCGGAGGCGCAATTTCACGAGCTGAACATATTAGCGGACGAAGCGAAAAGAGTGATTAACGACTTTCGCCCGGAAGTAATTATTCATCAAGCGGCGCAAACAGTCGTGCAAAAATCGCTGGCCGACCCAGTGTTCGACGCAGAAGTGAATGTTGTCGGGACGATCCATTTATTGCAAGCCGCGCGCGCGTGTGGCTGTCCGCGCTTCGTGTTCGCGTCTTCCGCAGCCGTATACGGCGACAACGACCAGCTGCCGATTTCCGAGGAGCAAGTAGGCCGCCCACTCTCTTTTTACGGGAGTTCTAAATACGCATCTGAGCACTATATCGACGTATTTAGTCAACTTTACGGAATCTCTACAGCGATTTTGCGGTACTCCAACGTATACGGGGTGAGGCAAGACCCGCGCGGCGAAGGTGGGGTTATTTCCATCGTCATCGAGCAAGCCATTAAAGGTGATACGTTCCACGTATTTGGCGACGGCTTACAGACGCGGGACTACATTAACGTACGGGATGTGGCGGCAGCAAACATACGAATGGCGGAGTCAGATGTGAGTGGCACGTTTAACGTGTGCACGGCGCAGGCGACATCGCTCTTGCAAATTGTCGATACGGTGTCACGCATAAGTGGCAAGTCGTTAGATGTTGCGTTTGACGCACCGCGTGCGGGAGATATTTTGCACAGTGCACTCAGCTACGAGCTGTTACACAAACAGATCGGCTGGAAACCGACTGTAGCGCTTGCGGAAGGGTTAAAAGAAACTTACGACTACTATGCCGAGCGGGCTAAGTAG
- a CDS encoding YigZ family protein — protein MKRCREGGQGVSRLPPHFFSAYLTSAASCDTIIFRSIEREKPLSYLTVMKGTQAEITIEKSRFIAQVFPLDGAEENEEVAKEIVRQTQKKYWDATHNCYAYVLGRRAHIQKASDDGEPSGTAGVPILETIKKNELTDTAVVVTRYFGGIKLGAGGLVRAYTRATAAGIEQAQLVRKEEHAFFVATIDYATWSRIEQPLTARSLLHDRSFTAHVTVTVSVALEREAELRAYFDKWPQRQVSYVVSHRDYVDVPV, from the coding sequence GTGAAAAGGTGCCGTGAGGGGGGGCAGGGCGTTAGCCGCTTGCCTCCTCATTTTTTTAGCGCGTATTTGACAAGCGCCGCCTCTTGCGACACCATAATATTTAGATCGATTGAAAGGGAGAAGCCATTGTCCTACCTTACGGTTATGAAAGGTACCCAGGCAGAAATTACGATTGAAAAGTCGCGTTTCATCGCCCAGGTGTTCCCGCTCGACGGTGCGGAAGAAAATGAAGAAGTAGCGAAGGAGATCGTCCGCCAAACGCAAAAAAAGTATTGGGATGCGACCCACAACTGTTACGCCTACGTGCTCGGCCGTCGCGCACACATCCAAAAAGCGAGTGACGACGGGGAACCGAGTGGCACCGCTGGCGTCCCGATCTTAGAAACGATTAAAAAAAATGAACTGACAGATACAGCTGTCGTCGTGACGCGCTACTTCGGCGGCATCAAACTCGGTGCGGGCGGGTTAGTACGCGCCTACACGCGGGCGACGGCGGCTGGCATCGAGCAAGCGCAACTCGTGCGTAAAGAAGAGCACGCGTTCTTCGTTGCGACCATCGATTACGCGACTTGGAGCCGCATCGAGCAGCCGTTAACCGCGCGCAGCCTACTGCACGACCGCTCGTTTACGGCGCACGTCACCGTTACCGTCTCGGTCGCCCTAGAGCGCGAAGCGGAACTGCGCGCCTATTTCGACAAGTGGCCGCAGCGACAAGTGAGCTACGTCGTCAGTCACCGCGACTACGTCGACGTCCCGGTGTAA
- a CDS encoding LCP family protein, producing the protein MEKINESRNDRLETKRKKRNWVLRISLLLIACLVAGGGLYFWQLYNKFDKTFHQLGRGDKSELRETAIANDDPRAFLIMGIDKRSDEEDVGRPDVLMVATVNPKDKSMKLLSIPRDTLTYIPTFNVEDKINHSYSLAESEEEGTGIESTVKTVERLLNIPIDNYVDVNFHGFVDIVDTLGGVDVNVPRDFRSKAFDGEPWRYFKKGPAHLDGEDALAYVRMRKEFGDDLGRNERQREVLTKLITKGKDFSNVTKIDDLVDALGQNVKMNVSANQLLEFQGLISGISGKDIETLTLKGKDLNDGVYYYVLNDGEAERVGNLLRKHLELPPIMHTTTGDQNGAEATEGTGSGDLEPESADTEAQTEAGQ; encoded by the coding sequence ATGGAGAAGATCAACGAGAGTCGCAACGATCGGCTCGAAACGAAGCGTAAAAAGCGCAACTGGGTGCTGCGCATTTCGTTGCTGCTCATCGCCTGTCTCGTCGCCGGGGGTGGACTGTACTTTTGGCAGCTATATAATAAGTTTGACAAAACTTTCCATCAACTCGGCCGCGGCGACAAATCGGAGCTACGTGAAACGGCGATTGCGAACGACGATCCACGTGCCTTTCTCATTATGGGCATCGATAAACGTTCCGACGAAGAAGACGTCGGTCGCCCAGACGTGTTAATGGTCGCCACAGTGAACCCGAAAGATAAGTCAATGAAGCTCTTGAGCATTCCGCGCGACACGTTAACGTATATTCCAACCTTTAATGTGGAGGACAAAATTAACCACTCGTATTCGCTCGCGGAATCAGAAGAAGAAGGAACTGGCATTGAGAGCACGGTAAAAACAGTTGAAAGGTTATTGAACATCCCGATCGACAACTATGTCGATGTCAATTTTCACGGTTTTGTCGATATCGTGGACACACTCGGCGGCGTCGATGTGAACGTGCCGCGGGACTTCCGCTCCAAGGCGTTCGACGGCGAACCGTGGCGCTATTTCAAAAAAGGCCCGGCCCACCTAGACGGTGAAGATGCCCTTGCGTATGTGCGCATGCGTAAAGAGTTCGGGGACGATTTAGGCCGTAACGAGCGGCAGCGCGAAGTGTTGACGAAGCTCATAACGAAGGGCAAAGACTTCTCTAACGTCACGAAAATTGACGATTTAGTCGATGCGCTTGGCCAGAATGTGAAAATGAACGTCTCGGCGAACCAGTTACTCGAGTTTCAAGGATTAATTAGCGGGATCTCGGGTAAGGACATTGAAACCCTCACCTTGAAAGGGAAAGACTTAAACGACGGTGTTTACTATTATGTGCTTAATGACGGCGAGGCCGAACGCGTCGGAAATTTATTGCGCAAACACCTGGAATTACCACCGATCATGCACACGACGACGGGTGACCAAAACGGTGCAGAGGCTACGGAAGGTACAGGCAGCGGGGATTTAGAGCCGGAATCGGCGGACACGGAGGCGCAAACAGAAGCGGGGCAATAA
- a CDS encoding LCP family protein, translated as MSKSRSTRSRILLFTLTCLSLLLAFALTAVFTGEQQQPSGGASGRHIKSEPEQSPQRYRDKGEYMDEPLSDRAHPRKRLSKQPLSILVVGIDERLKDSGRTDTIMVFTVNPRDRSIKMLNIPRDTKTVLADVSGDAYDKINHAYSRGNGISSTKKTVEQFLGIPVNYTVSVNMKGFTQIVDLFGGVDVHVKDSFASHGYHYKRGSMQLNGKAALYYVRERTNSSDFDRHRRQQQVVRSLVARASKWSTLANITEILTVFGQNVKTDLTPWQIFQLHRLYGQVGNDNIESLQLSGRDEWSDAYYFVADETSKKNIVETLHAHLQLQ; from the coding sequence ATGTCCAAATCGAGGAGCACACGATCGCGCATATTACTTTTCACCCTAACTTGCCTTAGCCTGCTACTAGCGTTCGCGCTAACAGCCGTATTCACGGGAGAGCAGCAACAACCGTCTGGCGGCGCTTCAGGACGCCACATAAAATCAGAACCGGAGCAGTCGCCGCAGCGATACCGCGATAAAGGCGAGTATATGGACGAACCTCTTAGCGACCGCGCACACCCACGCAAACGCCTTAGCAAGCAACCGCTCAGTATACTCGTCGTCGGCATTGACGAGCGACTTAAGGACAGTGGACGGACGGATACGATTATGGTGTTTACTGTAAATCCAAGAGACCGCTCCATTAAAATGCTCAACATCCCACGCGACACGAAAACAGTGCTCGCAGACGTTTCGGGAGACGCATATGACAAAATCAATCACGCATACTCCCGTGGCAACGGGATCTCCTCGACTAAAAAAACAGTCGAACAGTTTCTCGGCATCCCTGTCAACTACACAGTTAGTGTCAATATGAAAGGTTTCACGCAAATTGTCGACTTATTCGGGGGGGTCGATGTCCACGTCAAAGACAGCTTTGCTTCACACGGCTATCACTATAAACGAGGCTCGATGCAACTAAACGGCAAAGCCGCGCTGTACTATGTCCGCGAACGGACAAACAGTTCCGACTTTGACCGCCATCGCAGGCAGCAACAAGTCGTCCGCTCCTTAGTCGCACGCGCCTCGAAATGGTCGACACTCGCCAACATAACCGAGATCTTGACTGTTTTTGGCCAAAATGTAAAAACCGACTTAACTCCGTGGCAAATATTTCAACTACACCGTTTGTACGGTCAGGTCGGTAACGACAACATTGAATCGTTGCAACTAAGTGGACGCGATGAATGGTCGGATGCGTATTATTTTGTCGCCGACGAAACGAGTAAAAAAAACATTGTCGAAACATTACACGCGCATCTGCAGTTACAATAA